One genomic region from Quercus robur chromosome 4, dhQueRobu3.1, whole genome shotgun sequence encodes:
- the LOC126720652 gene encoding uncharacterized protein LOC126720652 — protein sequence MWFPRQIFERVFGFLKSFFIHKSSNEDSPKSEPSASSSFSYEIKVVVDSGKSNSVTDKPQHVNQPTFSSTPLQSPSKPPSSKSSNPLPHTFSSRPSTSSSNLSQSSPKPPPSSSSPSPSSVKPPVASSTSYASILKTTEPPSAYSSPTSKKPPQSSPSVVQNSSTLGPRQTSTNQPPAFKPIRHTAPNNVTNEEGKSNSVKDRSQHVLSSDKVSKNSKDLSPLLPISSSNQPTFSSTPLQSPLKPPSSKSSNPLPHTFSSIPSTSSSNLPQSSSKPPPSSSSPSPSSLKPRLASSISYASFPKTTEPPPTSKKPHQSSPSVAPNSSASGPCQTSTNQPPAFKPILHTAPNNVTDEEGKMSYMCEKGTPIYAIPEDIKGQIKRDIVPQVLKQPLSSSTYKAFFAALLYAEDYYLEKWTGFLLEKVTLELEKATVYKKKNEYEYSDGSDEKDDKIFVAFEIDSVPQRQPFLLSRDMVYAQPSDKEVEAFQGFIYRVVKSNRVLVEFRDDFHSQHHPNRKYDISFSFNRVCLERAHQAVDTAIETSSQNFIFPECVSWKNNVNPPLFDAYHELDIDEFHAVRRILSYPGSPPYLLVGPLISTEVERYVPELKASARTGVVVCEAVIEIYKTSEENRVLICAPINHTCDALMTRLMEVIPASDMFRANAAFREMDRVPSDILRSCPVKDECFECPPLPILQEFKIILSTYVSSFRLYNEGIAAGHFSHIFLVDASSTTEPEATIALANFANENTSVIVTGAPRDHSGWDRWVRSNMARNYGLRKSYFERLCEREPYKNLNPMFITELVDCEQQSDGNYSSMSFY from the exons ATGTGGTTTCCTCGTCAAATCTTCGAACGAGTCTTTGGGTTCTTGAAATCTTTCTTTATTCATAAATCTTCGAACGAAGATTCACCAAAGTCAGAACCAAGtgcttcttcatctttctcttatgaAATCAAAGTTGTAGTAGATTCGGGGAAAAGTAATTCCGTGACAGACAAGCCACAACATGTAAACCAACCCACATTTTCTTCTACACCACTTCAGTCTCCATCTAAACCACCCAGTTCTAAAAGTTCAAATCCATTGCCACATACATTTTCTTCTAGACCATCCACATCTTCCTCAAACCTATCACAATCTTCGCCTAAACCACCTCCTTCATCTTCTAGTCCATCTCCATCATCCGTTAAACCTCCAGTTGCTTCTTCTACATCATATGCATCTATCCTCAAGACCACTGAACCCCCATCAGCTTATTCTTCTCCAACTTCCAAAAAACCACCTCAATCTTCACCTTCAGTGGTCCAAAATTCATCTACCTTGGGGCCTCGTCAGACTTCCACTAATCAACCTCCAGCTTTTAAGCCAATTCGGCATACAGCTCCCAATAATGTAACAAATGAAGAAGGGAAAAGCAATTCCGTGAAAGACAGGTCACAACATGTTTTGAGTTCTGACAAAGTTTCTAAGAATTCAAAAGATTTAAGTCCATTGCTACCTATATCCTCTTCTAATCAACCCACATTTTCTTCTACACCACTTCAGTCTCCATTGAAACCACCCAGTTCTAAAAGTTCAAATCCATTGCCACATACATTTTCTTCTATACCCTCCACATCTTCCTCAAACCTACCACAATCTTCGTCTAAACCACCTCCCTCGTCTTCTAGTCCATCTCCATCATCCCTTAAACCTCGACTTGCTTCTTCTATATCATATGCATCTTTCCCTAAGACCACTGAACCCCCTCCAACTTCCAAAAAACCACATCAATCTTCACCTTCAGTGGCCCCAAATTCATCTGCCTCGGGGCCTTGTCAGACTTCCACTAATCAGCCTCCAGCTTTTAAGCCAATTCTGCATACAGCTCCCAATAATGTAACAGATGAAGAAGGGAAGATGAGTTATATGTGTGAAAAGGGCACACCCATATATGCTATTCCTGAGGATATCAAAGGTCAGATCAAGAGAGACATTGTGCCTCAAGTTCTGAAACAGCCTTTATCTTCTTCAACTTATAAGGCTTTTTTTGCTGCTCTGTTATATGCTGAGGATTACTACTTGGAG AAATGGACTGGTTTCCTATTGGAGAAAGTGACTTTGGAGTTGGAGAAAGCAACagtttataagaaaaaaaacgAGTATGAATATTCTGATGGAAGTGATGAGAAGGATGATAAAATCTTTGTAGCATTTGAGATTGATTCTGTTCCTCAGAGGCAGCCGTTCCTTTTATCAAGGGACATGGTCTATGCTCAACCTTCGGATAAAGAGGTTGAGGCCTTTCAG GGTTTTATCTATCGTGTGGTGAAAAGCAATCGCGTGTTAGTTGAATTTAGAGACGATTTTCATTCACAGCATCATCCAAATCGCAAATATGACATCAGCTTCTCATTCAACAGAGTTTGTCTGGAAAGGGCTCATCAAGCTGTTGATACTGCAATAGAAACTTCATCCCAGAACTTCATCTTTCCTGAATGTGTCTCTTGGAAGAACAATGTTAACCCACCTCTGTTTGATGCCTATCATGAACTTGATATAGATGAGTTCCATGCAGTTCGTCGCATTCTAAGCTATCCGGGCTCACCACCTTATCTTCTTGTGGGCCCGCTCATTAGCACTGAAGTGGAAAGGTATGTACCTGAACTAAAAGCATCAGCAAGAACAGGGGTGGTTGTTTGTGAAGCTGtaattgaaatatataaaacCTCTGAAGAGAATCGGGTTCTTATATGTGCACCTATAAACCACACATGCGATGCGCTAATGACAAGGTTGATGGAGGTGATTCCAGCGTCAGATATGTTTAGAGCCAATGCTGCATTTCGAGAGATGGATAGAGTACCCAGTGACATTCTGCGCTCATGTCCTGTAAAAGATGAATGTTTTGAATGTCCCCCACTCCCAATACTTCAGGAATTCAAGATAATTTTGTCAACTTATGTGAGTAGCTTTCGACTATACAACGAAGGCATAGCTGCTGGACATTTTAGTCATATTTTTCTAGTGGATGCCTCATCAACCACAGAGCCGGAGGCAACAATAGCTTTGGCTAATTTTGCTAATGAGAATACATCTGTTATTGTTACTGGTGCACCCAGAGACCATTCAGGTTGGGACCGTTGGGTCCGCTCTAACATGGCTAGGAATTATGGATTGAGGAAGTCATATTTTGAAAGACTTTGTGAACGGGAGCCATATAAAAACCTTAATCCAATGTTCATCACAGAGCTGGTTGACTGTGAGCAACAGTCAGATGGCAACTATAGCTCCATGTCATTTTATTGA
- the LOC126721432 gene encoding uncharacterized protein LOC126721432 — MRETVLEQVGHGRQALASFREQHSCLKSFRVQITSSNHPSSHTLTWSPPNSPWYKINIDYAVFKQAQAIGIGVVARDHDGQVIAAMSKKLCVPLGPLEAEAKAMEEGIIFACDVRLQEVTFECDSELLFQALTGKATPSATISNVVAACLCRLQDFRAAQFSHVCRQGNRPAHILAQYVKNIESFVTWIEENPTIIENATTQDVFLFQSP, encoded by the coding sequence ATGAGAGAAACAGTGCTAGAACAGGTGGGACACGGCAGACAAGCACTGGCATCATTCAGAGAGCAACATTCCTGCTTGAAGAGTTTCAGAGTGCAAATCACAAGTTCCAATCACCCATCGTCCCACACTCTCACGTGGTCTCCACCGAACAGCCCTTGGTACAAGATAAACATAGACTATGCTGTATTCAAGCAAGCGCAAGCCATAGGCATTGGTGTGGTGGCTCGTGATCACGATGGGCAAGTCATTGCAGCTATGAGCAAGAAGTTATGTGTGCCACTCGGCCCACTAGAAGCAGAAGCCAAAGCTATGGAGGAAGGTATTATTTTTGCATGTGACGTGAGGCTTCAGGAAGTAACATTTGAATGTGACTCAGAGCTCCTCTTTCAAGCACTTACGGGTAAAGCAACCCCTTCTGCTACCATCTCCAATGTCGTCGCCGCATGCTTATGTAGACTCCAAGACTTCAGAGCAGCACAGTTCTCCCATGTTTGTCGCCAAGGGAATCGACCAGCACATATTTTGGCTCAATACGTCAAAAATATAGAATCATTTGTAACTTGGATTGAGGAAAATCCGACCATTATTGAGAATGCTACAACTCAAGATGTATTCTTGTTTCAATCTCCTTAA